In the genome of Notamacropus eugenii isolate mMacEug1 chromosome 5, mMacEug1.pri_v2, whole genome shotgun sequence, one region contains:
- the TMEM272 gene encoding transmembrane protein 272: MPGGLEKACHRCISTIASNACFIFALLAFLALPLSMAFTGMKFLEDCPIEPLIPLYLLVGGIIGSLKVSLLLYDSTKMRQLLSKSVVIDDDDDDEYPWRQNAHKYYIHLILSLFLFIWFILGNYWVFSIYLPNFIPPFHQPQDYCDKTLYLFAVSVLVISHSVLFLLIFCSCCIYVVSRQRYTGEED, from the exons CCTGCTTCATTTTTGCCCTCCTAGCTTTTCTGGCGTTGCCCTTGTCCATGGCTTTCACAG GAATGAAGTTTTTGGAGGATTGCCCTATTGAACCGCTCATTCCCTTATATTTGCTAGTGGGTGGGATCATCGGCAGCCTGAAG GTTTCCCTTCTGCTCTATGACTCCACCAAGATGAGGCAGCTGCTCTCCAAGTCTGTTGTAAtcgatgatgacgatgatgatgagtATCCCTGGAGACAGAATGCTCATAAATACTACATTCACCTCATCCTCagcctcttcctcttcatctggTTCATACTGGGCAACTATTGGGTCTTTTCCATCTACCTGCCCAATTTTATTCCTCCTTTCCACCAGCCTCAGGATTACTGCGATAAAACCCTGTACCTCTTTGCTGTGAGTGTCCTGGTGATAAGTCATTCAGTGCTGTTCTTGCTTATCTTTTGTAGCTGTTGCATATATGTTGTTTCCAGGCAAAGGTATACTGGTGAGGAAGACTAG